From bacterium:
AAGAAAGATTATTTCTGCCAGTAAATTAGTAGAGACTTTTTCAGGCAAGAGAGTTGCTGCAAATACACCGATTGTTGGTCAGGATGTTTTTACGCAAACCAGTGGAATTCATGCCGATGGAGATAAGAAGGCAAATTTATATGCAAATCCGCTTTTGCCTGAAAGATTTGGCAGGAAAAGGACATATGCTCTTGGTAAACTGAGCGGGAAGGCTTCGTTAGATCAAAATTTGACTGAATTGGGAATAGAGCTTACTGAAGAAAACAAGAAAAAAGTTTTACAGGAGATAATCCAGCTTGGTGATAAAAAGAAATCAATCACAATAGAAGATCTGCCTTTTATAATTGCTGATGTGCTTGAAATAGGAGAAGGGAATCTAGTTCAAATTACAGATTGTATTGTGACAAGCGGAAAGGGGATCTTGCCGACAGCGTCATTTGTTCTCCAATATGGGGAGCAGAAGATAAAAGAGTCTGCGTCTGGTAATGGGGGATACGATGCTTTTATGAATGCGTTAAAAAAAGCATGCAGCAGAATAAAGCTTTCTATGCCGGAATTAATTGATTATGAAGTTAGAATTCCTCCCGGAGGGAAAACAAGTGCTTTAGTTGAAACATTGATAATATGGTCTGCTAAAGACAAGGTTTTTAAAACTATTGGTGTTGATTCTGATCAGATTATAGCAGCTATTAAAGCATCTGAAAGGATGCTGAACATTATTGCGCGAGAAAAATAGCTGTGGTTTATTACAAATCAGCGGAAGAAATAAAACTTATAAGATTAAGCTGTCAATTAACTGCACAAACCTTGAATTATATTTCCGAACATATTAAACCTGGTATTTCTACTCTTTATTTAGACAGATTGGCTGAAGACTATATTAGAAGTTTTGATGCAGTTCCATCTTTTTTGGGATTTAGAGGATATCCAAACAGCATATGTGCTTCTGTTAATAATGTAGTAGTTCATGGAATACCAAGAAAAGATGAGATTTTGAGAGAAGGCGATATAATAACTATAGATGTTGGAGTTTGTAAGAATGGTTATTATGGAGATAAAGCAATTACCTATCCTGTGGGAGAGATATCTTCTCTTGCACAGAATCTTATTAAGGTTACAGAAGAGGCCTTAGATATTGGTATTACTGAAGCAGTAGAAAACAATAGATTAGGTGATATTGGTAATGCTATTCAGACATATGTTGAACAACAGGGTTTTTCAGTTGTAAGAGATTTTGTTGGTCATGGTATAGGATCTAGTGCACATGAAGACCCGCAAGTGCAACACTTTGGCAAATCAGGTACAGGATTTACTCTCAAAAAAGGGCTGGTTATAGCTATCGAGCCTATGATTAATGTAGGGTCATATCAAACAAAGGTGTTATCAGATGGGTGGACAGCTGTCAGCTCCGATGGCAGTTTGTCTGCACAGTTTGAACATGTTGTAGCCATTACTGATAACACTACGGAAATCCTTACTCTTTCCTAATAGAAAAGCCTGCTGTTCAGTTAACAGCAGGCTGACTATTTTCTCTTCAAGAAGTATTTTTATTATATTTTGTCTAACTTTTCCACACGAAGTTTTTTTACAACTGGCTTGTTTATTGTACTTGGCATCCAAGCAGGTGCATTAGCAGGTTTAGCAATTTTCTTTACGGAACCTTTAAATATGTGTATTCTCCATTTGCCGTCTTTTTTCTTGCTGTGCTCTCTTAATTTAATGAGACCGTCAGCATCCTTCAGACCTCTGGAAGCAGCTTTTAGAGCAGCCTGTCTTGCGCCTTTCCCTTTAAAGACGTGATCCTCTTTCTTGCCTATTCTTACTGAGTAGAGCTTTGCTGTTGCCATCCTTTTCCCTCCTTGTTTTAGTTGGCTTATTAGTTTATAACATTATAGCGCAAAGCTATTGGAGAATGCAAACAAAAAATGATTCCCTTAATTGAAGAAATAAAGTTAGACTTATCTCCCATTCAAGTATATGAGATATTTAAGACGTCTGCTTATTCGTTTATTCTGGATAGCGGAACGCATGAATATGGGCTAGGTGAATACGCTTTTATAGGAGGAGATCCTTTCCTGTTGGTAATGGCAGAGGGATCAGATGTTAAGATTACATATAGAGACTCGTCAGATGTATTGAAAAACGCAGATGTATTAGAAGTTATAAAAAGAATATTGTCTGATTATCAAATTGAAAATAATATTTTCCCAGTG
This genomic window contains:
- the map gene encoding type I methionyl aminopeptidase, which encodes MVYYKSAEEIKLIRLSCQLTAQTLNYISEHIKPGISTLYLDRLAEDYIRSFDAVPSFLGFRGYPNSICASVNNVVVHGIPRKDEILREGDIITIDVGVCKNGYYGDKAITYPVGEISSLAQNLIKVTEEALDIGITEAVENNRLGDIGNAIQTYVEQQGFSVVRDFVGHGIGSSAHEDPQVQHFGKSGTGFTLKKGLVIAIEPMINVGSYQTKVLSDGWTAVSSDGSLSAQFEHVVAITDNTTEILTLS
- a CDS encoding non-histone chromosomal MC1 family protein, translated to MATAKLYSVRIGKKEDHVFKGKGARQAALKAASRGLKDADGLIKLREHSKKKDGKWRIHIFKGSVKKIAKPANAPAWMPSTINKPVVKKLRVEKLDKI